A part of Larkinella insperata genomic DNA contains:
- the pyrH gene encoding UMP kinase: MAQLKYKRILLKLSGEALSGEKGYGIDPTVLEQYSLEIKRVVEMGVQVAIVIGGGNIFRGIQGERSGMDRVQGDYMGMLATVINAMAIQSSLEQHGLYTRVMSAIKMEQVCEPYVRRRAVRHLEKGRVVIFGAGTGNPYFTTDTTASLRAIEIEADVVLKGTKVDGVYTADPFKDKTATRYTTISFQDVYEKKLNVMDLTAFTLCKENNLPIIVFDMNRSNNLVRLVEGEDIGTLITG; this comes from the coding sequence ATGGCTCAACTAAAATATAAACGAATTCTGCTGAAGCTTAGCGGAGAAGCATTAAGCGGAGAAAAAGGGTACGGTATCGATCCGACAGTTTTAGAACAGTACAGTCTGGAAATCAAGCGGGTTGTCGAAATGGGTGTCCAGGTTGCTATCGTTATCGGCGGGGGCAATATTTTCCGGGGTATCCAGGGCGAACGCAGCGGTATGGACCGGGTTCAGGGCGATTACATGGGCATGCTGGCAACGGTTATCAACGCCATGGCCATTCAGAGTTCGCTCGAGCAGCACGGGTTGTACACGCGCGTGATGTCGGCCATCAAGATGGAGCAGGTTTGCGAACCGTACGTCCGTCGGCGGGCTGTTCGTCACCTCGAAAAAGGCCGCGTCGTCATCTTCGGCGCCGGAACCGGAAACCCGTACTTCACGACGGACACAACGGCCAGCCTGCGCGCCATCGAGATCGAAGCGGACGTGGTTCTGAAAGGCACTAAAGTTGACGGAGTGTACACGGCTGACCCGTTCAAGGATAAAACCGCCACCCGGTATACGACGATTTCCTTTCAGGACGTTTACGAGAAGAAACTGAACGTAATGGACCTGACTGCCTTTACGTTGTGCAAGGAAAACAATCTTCCGATCATCGTGTTCGACATGAACCGTTCCAACAACCTGGTTCGACTGGTGGAGGGCGAAGACATCGGCACGCTGATTACGGGCTAA
- a CDS encoding DUF4249 domain-containing protein, with the protein MKPVSLLLIFVLAGLLCQCITPINPDTRTLPPSLVVDGLVTDQPGRSRVSLSLTADYTATSLNYVVQGAAVFVTDNTDQRTAFNEISPGFYQPDSSWRGTIGRQYTLHVRLSDGREYQSKPELIRPIASIDSMYVEYSQQLKYGTDTYDKGFDVYLDLQDPATPNDYYRWSWVHYEIPQYCKIVKIPVCGNCLDHLEFGMSCCGSCWDIVRYQNLINITSDQAINGNRISRRSILRTPFNSYSTYYVEIEQQSLTKEAYEYLATLKDQIQNTGGLFDAAPATLVGNMSRVNDPEERVLGYFGASAMTIRPLYVDRRTAPTYPDVIPSPPPLPQPAPCEPCIESAIRTGKKPIWWRY; encoded by the coding sequence ATGAAGCCCGTTTCTCTTCTTCTCATCTTTGTATTGGCCGGACTACTTTGCCAGTGTATTACCCCCATCAACCCCGATACACGTACCCTACCTCCTTCGCTGGTTGTAGACGGACTGGTGACCGACCAGCCGGGCCGCAGCCGGGTTTCGCTTAGCCTGACGGCCGACTATACCGCTACCTCGCTCAATTATGTGGTTCAGGGAGCAGCTGTCTTTGTTACCGACAACACCGATCAGCGAACGGCTTTCAACGAAATATCGCCTGGTTTTTACCAGCCTGATTCAAGCTGGCGCGGTACGATTGGCCGCCAATACACACTTCATGTCCGGCTTTCCGACGGACGAGAGTACCAATCAAAACCGGAACTGATCCGCCCGATTGCTTCCATCGATTCGATGTACGTTGAATACTCGCAGCAATTGAAATACGGTACGGATACCTACGACAAAGGATTTGATGTTTACCTCGACCTTCAGGACCCGGCCACGCCCAATGATTATTACCGCTGGAGCTGGGTGCATTATGAAATACCGCAGTACTGTAAAATCGTTAAAATTCCGGTCTGCGGGAACTGTCTGGATCACTTGGAATTCGGGATGAGTTGCTGCGGATCCTGCTGGGACATTGTGCGATACCAGAATTTAATTAATATTACCAGTGACCAGGCTATCAATGGCAACCGCATCAGCCGCCGGTCCATCCTGCGAACTCCTTTCAACAGTTACTCAACGTATTACGTAGAGATTGAGCAGCAATCCCTGACCAAAGAAGCTTACGAATACCTGGCAACGCTGAAAGATCAGATCCAAAACACCGGAGGGCTTTTCGATGCGGCCCCGGCGACGCTGGTGGGCAACATGAGCCGCGTAAACGATCCGGAAGAGCGGGTGCTGGGTTATTTTGGTGCCTCTGCCATGACGATCCGCCCTTTGTACGTCGACCGACGCACAGCCCCGACTTATCCTGATGTCATTCCGTCTCCTCCCCCGCTTCCGCAGCCTGCCCCCTGCGAACCTTGCATCGAAAGCGCCATCCGAACTGGTAAAAAACCCATTTGGTGGCGGTATTAA
- the frr gene encoding ribosome recycling factor produces MEEIELYLEDARDTMEKALKHLNIELSKIRAGKASTAMLDGLQVEYYGVNSPINNVASITTPDARTISIKPFEKKMIAEIEKSIRNSNLGLSPTNDGENIRLNIPPLTEERRRDLVKKVRQEIEVGKVNIRNIRKDTNEDIRKLTKEGVSEDDVKKGEERVQKLTDSFIAKIDSIFVAKEQDIMSV; encoded by the coding sequence ATGGAAGAAATTGAGCTTTATCTCGAGGACGCCCGGGATACGATGGAAAAGGCGTTAAAACATTTGAACATCGAATTATCCAAAATCCGGGCGGGCAAGGCCTCAACCGCGATGCTGGACGGTCTTCAGGTGGAGTATTACGGTGTCAACTCTCCGATCAACAACGTGGCTTCGATCACAACGCCCGACGCCCGGACTATTTCCATCAAGCCGTTCGAGAAAAAGATGATTGCTGAAATCGAAAAATCCATTCGTAACAGCAACCTGGGTCTGTCGCCCACCAACGACGGCGAAAACATCCGGCTGAACATCCCGCCCCTGACCGAGGAGCGCCGTCGCGATCTGGTCAAGAAGGTAAGGCAGGAAATTGAAGTCGGTAAAGTCAACATCCGTAACATACGCAAAGACACCAACGAAGACATTCGGAAATTGACTAAAGAGGGCGTTTCGGAAGACGATGTTAAAAAGGGTGAAGAGCGCGTTCAGAAACTAACCGATAGTTTTATCGCCAAAATTGACAGCATTTTCGTAGCCAAAGAACAGGACATTATGTCAGTATAA
- a CDS encoding UDP-glucuronic acid decarboxylase family protein, translating into MKRVLITGGAGFLGSHLCDRFIKEGYHVIAMDNLITGDIRNIEHLFHLPNFEFYHHDVSKFIHVPGELDYILHFASPASPIDYLKIPIQTLKVGSLGIHNCLGLARVKNARVLIASTSEVYGDPAVHPQNEDYWGNVNPVGPRGVYDEAKRFQEAMTMAYHTFHGLETRIVRIFNTYGPRMRLNDGRVLPAFIGQALRGEDLTVFGDGSQTRSFCYVDDLIEGIYRLLLSDYPYPVNVGNPNEITIREFGEEIIKLTGTTQKLIVKPLPTDDPKQRRPDITRAKEILGWEPKVSREEGLRITYEYFKSLPEEELFKAAHHREFEKK; encoded by the coding sequence ATGAAACGCGTACTAATAACGGGCGGGGCTGGCTTCCTGGGATCACACCTCTGCGATCGCTTTATCAAGGAAGGTTACCACGTCATCGCAATGGATAACCTCATTACGGGCGATATCCGCAACATCGAACACCTGTTCCACCTGCCGAATTTTGAGTTCTACCACCACGACGTATCGAAATTCATCCACGTTCCGGGTGAACTGGATTACATTCTGCACTTTGCGTCGCCCGCCAGCCCGATCGACTACCTCAAAATCCCGATTCAGACGCTGAAAGTGGGTTCGCTGGGGATTCACAACTGCCTGGGACTGGCGCGGGTTAAAAATGCCCGGGTTCTGATTGCATCTACTTCGGAGGTGTACGGTGATCCGGCGGTTCACCCGCAAAATGAAGATTACTGGGGGAACGTCAACCCGGTCGGTCCGCGGGGGGTCTACGACGAAGCCAAGCGGTTCCAGGAAGCAATGACGATGGCCTACCATACTTTCCACGGTCTGGAAACGCGGATTGTGCGGATTTTTAACACCTACGGCCCCCGGATGCGGCTCAACGACGGACGCGTACTGCCCGCCTTCATCGGCCAGGCGCTGCGCGGGGAAGACCTGACGGTTTTCGGCGACGGTAGCCAAACCCGTTCGTTCTGCTACGTCGACGATCTGATTGAGGGTATCTATCGGTTGTTGCTGAGCGACTATCCATACCCGGTCAACGTCGGAAACCCCAACGAAATTACGATCCGGGAGTTTGGCGAAGAAATCATCAAACTGACCGGTACTACGCAGAAACTGATCGTAAAACCGCTGCCCACGGACGATCCCAAACAACGCCGTCCGGACATTACACGGGCGAAAGAAATTCTGGGTTGGGAGCCGAAAGTGTCGCGGGAAGAAGGCTTGCGGATTACGTATGAATACTTCAAGAGCCTGCCCGAAGAGGAGCTTTTCAAAGCCGCTCATCACCGCGAGTTTGAAAAGAAATAA
- a CDS encoding SusC/RagA family TonB-linked outer membrane protein gives MDDSLLVRNGRLVTPQTTSSNDTVSARKLRRIVTANPLQALQGQVAGLLVRSNSGEPGGPATLQVHGPGRFGDTTPLVVVDGLIVGQWDNLNWLAPNTIESVEVLKDAASTGLYGMRGSNGVILITTKKGTAGGPRVSLDLYTGVGRAGQGPQLLNTRQYIDFINDSRSNGGLIPAFKLTNQSSLDTLLGTTTNWLGALMRPAPVRNAFLSVAGGNESARYLMAADYFRQDGVIRGSDFERLSLRLNTDFDLAENIKVGQHLTVGQSVQHANDGVSGRTPIELALKSAPYLSITNPRWVGGYNGTTYLDANNDTPNPIGLAALTNDRRTSLNLTGDLFGEWTLLEGLTYRATLGFDLRTIDRAYSRPAFNMGEYNLNPTASLARAKQTDYNTLLHHQLSYTRTQDVHSFGVLLAGSRQTYRSDDVQASADDLPGNDIRSLTAGQSSRNRTVGGTYGFYRIVSLLGQVAYDYDKKYWLTAAVRRDGSSRFGPGHRFGVFPSVGAAWSISKEAFMEALPYLNTVKLRAGWSKTGNDNVGDFQYASLIAQNYNYPFGPNNSFLGVGAFPSTLPNPGVRWETTTTSNVGLDVNALDNWVKLKVDYFRRRTTDLLVEVPLPASVGAAAPLTNAGVIDNSGIDLSLAVEQNTDLITYSVGGFASWQKNKVVSLGERPGPAFSGLVYEENVTATAVGQPVGSYYGFRREGIFQNRTEIVNNPSLIGTEPGDIRYADLNGDDRISDDDKAFLGSPVPTFYYGFTASVSGLGFDLSVLLQGESGRQLYNVTSYWLYGFQGRYNAGTQVLNRWTRDNPSTTEPRVDASGTRNFRPSDRFIENGNYFRVKSLQLGYTLPEQVTSRFGASQLRVYVGAQNLFTRTPYSGFDPEFASNQAVAEGIDRAQQPQSRMFLGGIQLNF, from the coding sequence ATGGATGACTCTCTTCTGGTGCGGAACGGGCGGCTGGTGACCCCGCAAACTACCAGTTCGAATGATACCGTTTCGGCTCGAAAACTCCGCCGGATTGTGACGGCAAATCCTCTGCAGGCGTTACAGGGACAGGTGGCAGGACTGCTCGTTCGGTCAAATTCCGGGGAACCGGGTGGGCCGGCAACCCTGCAAGTGCACGGCCCTGGCCGCTTCGGGGACACCACTCCGCTGGTGGTGGTCGATGGCTTGATTGTCGGACAGTGGGATAACCTGAACTGGCTGGCCCCGAACACCATTGAGTCGGTCGAGGTGCTGAAAGATGCGGCTTCGACGGGGTTGTACGGGATGCGGGGTAGCAACGGCGTCATTCTTATCACAACCAAAAAAGGAACGGCAGGAGGCCCCCGGGTCAGCCTGGATTTATACACGGGCGTCGGGCGGGCGGGCCAGGGGCCGCAGCTCCTCAACACTCGCCAGTACATCGACTTCATCAACGACAGCCGCTCGAACGGCGGACTGATTCCGGCCTTTAAACTGACCAATCAATCGTCGCTCGATACGTTGCTGGGCACCACTACCAACTGGCTCGGCGCCCTGATGCGCCCGGCTCCGGTTCGGAACGCCTTCCTTTCGGTGGCCGGTGGCAACGAATCGGCCCGGTACCTGATGGCGGCCGACTACTTCAGGCAGGATGGGGTTATTCGGGGATCCGATTTTGAACGGTTGTCGCTCCGGCTTAACACTGATTTTGATCTTGCCGAAAACATAAAAGTTGGTCAGCACCTGACGGTTGGTCAGTCGGTGCAGCACGCCAACGACGGTGTCAGTGGGCGGACTCCCATCGAACTAGCCCTGAAAAGCGCACCTTACCTTTCCATTACCAACCCGAGATGGGTGGGTGGTTACAACGGAACGACTTACCTGGATGCCAACAACGACACGCCCAACCCCATTGGATTAGCGGCCCTGACCAACGACCGGCGAACCTCCCTGAACCTGACCGGCGATTTATTTGGCGAATGGACGCTGCTGGAGGGGCTGACTTACCGCGCTACCCTGGGCTTTGACCTGCGTACTATTGACCGGGCGTATTCCCGTCCGGCCTTCAATATGGGCGAATACAATCTGAACCCAACGGCGTCGCTGGCCCGGGCCAAACAGACGGATTACAACACGCTGCTGCACCACCAGCTAAGTTATACGCGGACCCAGGATGTGCATTCATTTGGCGTTTTGCTGGCTGGAAGCCGCCAGACGTACCGCAGCGACGATGTGCAGGCTTCGGCGGATGATTTGCCCGGCAACGACATCCGCTCGCTGACGGCGGGGCAATCGTCGCGGAACCGAACCGTGGGCGGTACTTACGGCTTCTACCGCATTGTGAGCCTGCTGGGTCAGGTAGCGTACGATTACGACAAGAAATACTGGCTGACAGCGGCCGTCCGGCGTGATGGGTCATCGCGCTTCGGGCCGGGCCACCGGTTTGGCGTTTTTCCGTCGGTGGGTGCGGCCTGGTCCATCAGTAAAGAAGCCTTTATGGAAGCGTTGCCCTACCTGAATACCGTCAAGCTGCGGGCGGGCTGGAGCAAAACCGGTAACGATAACGTGGGCGATTTTCAGTACGCATCGCTGATTGCCCAGAATTACAATTACCCGTTCGGACCCAACAATTCGTTCCTGGGCGTCGGTGCTTTTCCGAGTACGTTGCCCAACCCGGGTGTTCGCTGGGAAACCACGACAACCAGCAACGTTGGACTGGATGTTAACGCCCTGGATAACTGGGTGAAACTGAAAGTTGATTACTTCCGCCGACGGACGACGGACTTGCTGGTGGAGGTCCCGCTACCGGCTTCGGTGGGAGCAGCGGCCCCGTTGACCAACGCCGGGGTAATCGATAATTCCGGAATCGATCTGAGCCTGGCGGTCGAACAAAACACGGACCTTATCACATACAGCGTGGGCGGTTTTGCCAGTTGGCAGAAAAACAAGGTCGTTTCGCTGGGCGAACGGCCCGGTCCGGCTTTCTCCGGGCTGGTGTACGAGGAAAATGTGACGGCCACGGCCGTTGGTCAGCCGGTTGGCAGCTATTACGGTTTTCGGCGAGAAGGAATTTTTCAAAACCGTACCGAAATCGTCAACAACCCGAGCCTGATCGGTACCGAGCCGGGGGATATTCGCTACGCCGATCTAAACGGCGATGATCGGATTTCCGACGACGACAAAGCGTTTCTCGGTAGCCCCGTTCCAACGTTTTACTACGGCTTTACGGCCTCCGTTAGTGGCTTGGGCTTCGATCTGTCGGTATTGCTGCAGGGCGAATCGGGTCGGCAGCTGTACAATGTCACTTCCTACTGGCTCTACGGTTTTCAGGGGCGTTACAATGCCGGAACCCAGGTGCTCAACCGCTGGACCCGCGACAACCCGTCGACAACGGAACCCCGTGTGGATGCGTCGGGCACCCGCAACTTCCGGCCCTCCGACCGTTTTATCGAGAACGGCAATTATTTTCGGGTCAAGTCGTTGCAACTTGGCTATACCTTGCCCGAGCAGGTAACCTCACGTTTTGGCGCCAGCCAGTTGCGGGTGTACGTTGGGGCACAAAACCTGTTTACCCGCACCCCATACAGCGGTTTTGACCCCGAGTTTGCCAGCAATCAGGCCGTGGCCGAGGGGATCGACCGGGCGCAGCAACCTCAATCGCGGATGTTTCTGGGCGGGATTCAACTCAACTTTTGA
- a CDS encoding TonB-dependent receptor, with protein MKFLRCAGLLVITGFLIVANTDLLFAQSTLSRVISGYVRETGTNKPIAGASVFIRETRRGTTTDRQGFYTLTVSEGTYNLLFSHLGYLRFEQTVTVPPNRNLNNISLAPDTQLLNEVTVKTESPDRNVKKVELGVTQLPIQSIIKMPALMGEVDVMRSLLLLPGVTTVGEGATGINVRGGSVDQNLVLLDDAPIYNSSHLMGFFSVFNPDAVRDVTLQKGSLPARYGGRTSAVLDVRTKEPDAEKLRLSGGVGLISNRLGLEGPLAGRKLTFLADARLALNDFLFKLGPTNIRDVKASFYDLTTKLKFLPNERNTVYLSGYASNDRMLLPSDSLLAVDVSASQTGFDYQTANGSFRWTHTFNEQLSMSVSAVFSRYRSAMSVPDSSNEFRLQSELLSKIGKIEMNYQTDRHRWAIGLQATHYRLEPNTLKPGPFSNVLPVNLPTEYGLEAGLYAEDEITVNEKASLIAGLRYSQFLFLGPTEVRTYAPNGPRRPETLLDRENVGSGAVAQQYGGLEPRLALRWALRNDRSLKLAYTRTRQFLQLVTNTTAALPTSRWKLSDNHIRPQIADQFSAGYFRNFQNDMYEASAEVYYRQSQNAIDYRDGAKLLLNPAPETDLVQGQGRAYGLELMLKKNRGFLTGWASYAFTRTHLLIDGPFSGERINSGRWYPANFDKPHAVNVLAIYRPSLKFTFSANYTYSTGRPMTVPYAKARVSNVVTLPVYLDRNQQRIPDYHRLDLSLTWEKNPARKTRYWYSWTFSVYNLYARKNAYSVFYRFSSYSTGDANKLSIFGSAIPSLTYNFKL; from the coding sequence GTGAAATTTTTACGCTGCGCCGGTCTGCTCGTGATCACCGGATTTCTGATTGTTGCTAATACCGATCTTCTTTTCGCCCAGTCTACGCTTTCCCGCGTTATTTCAGGCTATGTGCGGGAAACGGGCACGAACAAACCCATTGCCGGCGCTTCGGTATTTATTCGGGAAACCCGCCGGGGCACCACCACCGACCGGCAAGGCTTCTACACCCTGACGGTTTCGGAGGGTACCTACAATCTGCTCTTTTCGCACTTGGGATACCTGCGTTTTGAGCAAACCGTAACCGTTCCGCCCAACCGAAATCTAAACAACATTTCACTGGCGCCCGACACCCAACTGCTCAATGAAGTGACGGTGAAAACCGAGTCGCCCGACCGAAACGTTAAAAAGGTGGAACTGGGCGTTACCCAGTTACCCATCCAAAGCATCATTAAAATGCCCGCGCTCATGGGCGAAGTGGATGTTATGCGGAGTTTGCTGCTGCTGCCGGGCGTTACAACCGTCGGCGAAGGAGCCACCGGCATCAACGTGCGGGGGGGCAGCGTTGACCAGAATCTGGTGCTGCTCGACGACGCCCCGATCTACAACTCCTCGCATTTGATGGGTTTCTTTTCGGTATTCAACCCCGATGCCGTCCGCGATGTAACCCTGCAAAAAGGCAGCCTGCCCGCCCGCTACGGGGGCCGAACCTCCGCCGTGCTGGATGTTCGAACGAAAGAACCCGACGCCGAAAAGCTGCGGCTCAGTGGCGGTGTTGGACTTATCTCCAACCGACTTGGCCTTGAAGGTCCGCTTGCTGGTCGCAAGCTCACCTTTCTGGCCGACGCCCGGCTAGCGCTCAACGACTTTCTATTTAAACTGGGACCAACCAACATCAGGGATGTTAAAGCCAGTTTTTATGACCTGACGACCAAGCTCAAATTTTTACCCAACGAACGGAATACGGTTTACCTGTCCGGTTACGCCAGCAACGACCGGATGCTGCTGCCCTCGGATTCGCTGCTGGCAGTGGATGTGTCGGCTTCGCAAACGGGTTTTGACTACCAGACCGCCAACGGTTCGTTCCGCTGGACGCACACGTTCAACGAGCAGCTCAGCATGTCCGTCTCGGCGGTGTTTTCCCGTTACCGATCGGCCATGAGTGTACCCGACAGCAGCAACGAATTTCGGTTGCAGTCGGAGTTGTTGTCGAAGATTGGAAAGATTGAAATGAATTACCAGACCGATCGACACCGCTGGGCAATTGGCCTTCAGGCCACCCATTACCGTCTGGAACCCAACACCCTGAAGCCCGGGCCGTTCTCGAATGTGCTGCCCGTCAACCTGCCAACCGAATACGGCCTGGAAGCCGGTTTGTACGCCGAAGACGAGATCACGGTGAACGAAAAAGCGTCGCTGATTGCCGGCCTGCGGTATTCGCAGTTTCTCTTTCTGGGGCCAACGGAAGTGCGTACCTACGCCCCCAACGGCCCGCGTCGGCCCGAAACGCTGCTGGACCGGGAAAACGTCGGATCGGGCGCGGTTGCGCAACAGTACGGGGGCCTCGAACCCCGGCTGGCCCTGCGCTGGGCGCTCCGGAACGACCGATCCCTGAAACTTGCCTACACCCGCACGCGCCAATTCCTGCAACTGGTTACCAACACCACGGCTGCCCTGCCCACTTCGCGCTGGAAATTAAGCGACAACCACATTCGCCCCCAGATCGCTGACCAGTTTTCGGCGGGGTATTTTCGCAATTTCCAGAACGATATGTACGAGGCCTCCGCCGAAGTGTATTACCGGCAAAGCCAGAACGCCATCGACTACCGCGACGGTGCAAAACTGCTGCTCAACCCCGCCCCCGAAACCGATCTGGTGCAGGGTCAGGGACGAGCTTATGGCCTAGAACTGATGCTGAAAAAAAATCGGGGATTCCTGACGGGCTGGGCCAGTTATGCCTTTACACGTACCCATTTGCTGATCGACGGTCCTTTTTCCGGGGAGCGAATCAATAGCGGGAGGTGGTATCCCGCCAATTTCGACAAGCCGCACGCCGTAAACGTTCTGGCCATTTATCGACCATCGCTCAAGTTTACTTTTTCGGCCAATTACACCTACAGTACGGGCCGACCGATGACCGTTCCGTACGCCAAGGCGCGGGTCAGCAACGTAGTGACGCTGCCAGTGTATCTCGACCGCAATCAGCAGCGCATTCCGGATTACCACCGGCTGGACCTTTCGCTTACCTGGGAGAAGAATCCGGCCCGCAAAACCCGTTACTGGTACAGCTGGACGTTTTCCGTTTACAACCTTTACGCCCGCAAAAACGCGTACTCGGTGTTTTACCGGTTTAGCAGCTATTCAACGGGCGATGCCAATAAATTGTCCATTTTTGGTTCGGCCATTCCGTCGCTGACTTACAATTTTAAGCTGTAA
- a CDS encoding RagB/SusD family nutrient uptake outer membrane protein → MKKINTLLLVAGLMAGCGEKALDVQNVNELTTDNYYKTEEDAVKAVNAAYATLASPELYSQMMHLTQELMSDETSSTASTSPSLVQMREAEADASNEVFNILWSGCYQGVYRSNLAISRIPGVPMNEDKKSRLLGEAYFLRGLYYFTLVTNFGDVPLILKVVDVSNPVEKQPSRTGTAQVYAAILKDFEEAEKRLPVSYEDDDIGRVTRGAAKGFRAKALLYRANLTNNQADYAVSAQLFKEIIDSNVYDLVPEYRDNHTNTNENNRESLFEVQFSTTVDPGAFCDECGTGGLRPLEMGVRGRAYNNVIPSEWYVKQFETGDTRLLASVFGPRGSKFDGLDYFRVLEYDSWFDVKPTDYAIRKYQKDAGNEFDWTTGSDVNIRLLRFADVLLMYAEAVNSSQGPTADAYAAVNRVRERADLKPLDPGLSKIAFMEWIMHERVVELGMEGHRWRDLVRWKRAYIELTSKGRPFDEKKHYLFPIPAKERQLNPNLTQNPGW, encoded by the coding sequence ATGAAAAAGATAAACACCCTGTTGCTGGTGGCCGGGTTGATGGCCGGTTGTGGCGAAAAGGCGCTGGATGTTCAGAATGTCAATGAACTGACCACCGACAATTACTACAAAACGGAAGAAGATGCCGTGAAAGCCGTCAATGCCGCCTATGCGACGCTGGCGTCACCGGAGCTTTATTCCCAGATGATGCATCTGACGCAGGAGTTGATGTCGGACGAAACCAGCTCAACGGCTTCGACCAGTCCGAGTCTGGTGCAGATGCGGGAAGCCGAAGCCGATGCGTCGAATGAAGTGTTCAATATACTCTGGTCGGGGTGTTACCAGGGCGTTTACCGGAGCAATCTGGCGATCAGCCGCATTCCGGGTGTGCCGATGAACGAGGATAAAAAGAGCCGTCTGCTGGGTGAAGCGTATTTTCTGCGTGGGCTGTATTATTTCACGTTGGTAACCAATTTTGGGGATGTTCCACTAATTTTGAAAGTGGTCGATGTGAGTAACCCAGTCGAAAAACAACCCAGTCGAACCGGCACCGCGCAGGTTTATGCCGCCATTCTGAAAGATTTTGAGGAGGCCGAAAAACGGTTACCGGTTTCGTACGAGGACGACGACATTGGCCGGGTCACCCGCGGAGCTGCCAAAGGATTTCGGGCGAAAGCCCTGCTGTACCGGGCCAACCTGACCAACAACCAGGCCGATTATGCCGTGTCCGCTCAACTGTTCAAGGAAATCATCGACTCGAACGTGTATGACCTGGTGCCGGAGTACCGGGACAACCACACGAACACAAACGAAAACAACCGGGAGTCGCTTTTCGAAGTGCAGTTCTCAACCACGGTGGACCCGGGCGCTTTCTGCGACGAGTGCGGTACGGGCGGGTTGCGGCCGCTCGAAATGGGCGTGCGGGGGCGGGCCTACAACAACGTTATCCCGTCGGAATGGTACGTCAAGCAGTTTGAAACCGGCGATACGCGCCTGCTGGCGTCTGTTTTTGGTCCGAGGGGCAGCAAGTTTGACGGACTCGATTACTTCCGGGTGCTCGAATACGATTCCTGGTTTGATGTCAAACCCACCGATTATGCTATCCGCAAATACCAGAAAGACGCCGGTAACGAATTCGATTGGACGACGGGTTCGGACGTTAACATCCGGTTGCTGCGCTTCGCCGACGTGTTGCTGATGTACGCTGAAGCCGTTAATTCGTCCCAGGGACCAACCGCTGACGCCTATGCCGCCGTTAACCGGGTGCGGGAGCGGGCGGACCTGAAACCGCTGGACCCCGGCTTGTCGAAAATCGCCTTTATGGAATGGATCATGCACGAGCGGGTGGTGGAATTGGGCATGGAAGGTCACCGCTGGCGCGATCTGGTGCGCTGGAAGAGAGCCTACATCGAATTAACTTCCAAGGGCCGACCGTTTGACGAAAAGAAACATTATCTGTTTCCCATTCCCGCCAAAGAACGTCAATTAAATCCGAACCTGACCCAAAATCCGGGCTGGTGA
- a CDS encoding acetyl-CoA carboxylase biotin carboxyl carrier protein subunit: protein MFRASVNDQPPFEIDFASNQPVLNGQPFPWDLVRLNDRMFHILHQNRSYIAEILHLDHAAKTATIKINESIHQVQLKDRFDLLLEQMGMSTVSQTKINEIKAPMPGLILSLSVQPGDVVRKGDIVLILEAMKMENVIKSPGDGTIKTVRIGRGQTVEKNQVLVEFS from the coding sequence ATGTTTCGTGCTTCCGTTAACGATCAGCCCCCCTTTGAAATTGATTTTGCCAGCAACCAACCGGTTCTAAACGGCCAGCCTTTTCCCTGGGATCTGGTTCGGCTGAACGACCGGATGTTTCACATTCTCCACCAGAACCGTTCGTACATCGCCGAAATTCTGCACCTGGACCACGCGGCCAAAACCGCAACAATCAAGATTAACGAGTCAATTCATCAGGTTCAGCTCAAAGACCGTTTCGATCTGCTGCTCGAACAGATGGGTATGAGTACGGTCAGCCAGACGAAGATCAACGAGATCAAGGCGCCGATGCCCGGCCTGATCCTAAGCCTGAGCGTTCAGCCCGGCGATGTGGTGCGTAAAGGCGATATCGTCCTGATTCTGGAAGCGATGAAAATGGAAAACGTCATCAAATCACCCGGCGACGGCACGATCAAAACCGTCCGGATTGGCCGCGGTCAAACCGTTGAGAAAAACCAGGTCCTGGTAGAATTCAGTTGA